The proteins below come from a single Halictus rubicundus isolate RS-2024b unplaced genomic scaffold, iyHalRubi1_principal scaffold0169, whole genome shotgun sequence genomic window:
- the LOC143363914 gene encoding uncharacterized protein LOC143363914, whose translation MSNSKQMSESELVRKRASLKAKATAFRKYLDQCNKAEESTSNELRTRIARMQEDLKSFDLIQDALEVIAGPEVFETRLQERTQFEDAYFKAIAEAQTIIDNAARKVEETSGKGQPVASVTESTDELHVKLPTMHLPKFYGSYEAWPGFSDTFKSAVHDNKHFRDAQKLMYLRSCLTGKAAEKIESLETTAANYSVAWNILEKCYDNPTAIINNRVKALFELPLVTRTQQNSLRELLDTANKHYRALEALDKPFLEAFPVYAIVSKLDEQTRIKWKEHTQGKTFPTVKELLEFLHDRCQLLEESQQEICRKSYQPIQRTSAPQNQYNHSKSSLAYPSSVTSPCICNLCKGGHYSQYCPKLVNINVEQRIELVRKAGLCYNCLRSNHATKNCKATTCKKCKGKHHTILHIDNQESNQPSLSPTTTLSSMNSPSEVLLSTALIHIADEHGKLHTCRVLLDSGSQSHFLTDNLVAKLGLRRDPINIPVTGINQIVSTIKTSVSTTIQSRMNIFTVKLNFLVVPRISGSIPNQAIHAAELAIPANIRLADPNFHKPSRIDGLIGAELFYKLLAIGQITLNNTSVILQKTRLGWVVSGNLPTTNKLNSRVCNLALDSLHNQIAKFWEVEDSPERSPLSKEESECEKRYQETSTRNTQTGRYTVRLPFKEGTTRLGESYNVAVKRFYSLERSFNRNPQLASQYTEFLREYESLGHMTVTQSSATDSGYYLPHHGVIKGNSLTTKLRVVFDASCKTSTGISLNETLMTGPTIQDDLFSLLIRFRSHVYVLTADIAKMYRQIEIHPDDRKYQQILWRETSDQPIKTYKLNTVTYGTSCAPFLAIRTLHQLARDEAANHPIASEILRTDFYVDDLLTGARTYEDAIKIREEITTLCQKGGFQLRQWASNVPELIDGQQDKCEEAHLNLDLDETVNALGIQWNAREDSISYANREFTFTKRITKRTILSQVAQLFDPLGLLAPIIIRAKILMQELWANKLEWDESVPIELHTKWINYCQDLTYVKRINIARKVVINNYTSLQLHGFCDASERAYGACIYIRARNCRDIQTQLLCAKSRVAPLKTLTLPRLELCAAHLMTKLFNNVLNSLRHLQFNEIKFWTDSTIVLNWINSSPHALKTFVSHRVAEIQSITSKYEWRHVPSGDNPADKVSRGLTTAEYIGDRLWQFGPTWLSSEESQWPTTKLTATEIPEMRPLKAFVTQQTECETLQRFSSFLKLQRVVAYCLRFRTNSSRKERVTIGLTTDEINKAVLRIIKLTQQEGFGKEIHSITKQNDSSSALSPLNPFIDKDGLLRVGGRLAHSKLTYSEKHPLLLPKGHHVTNLIIRHHHLQNFHSGIQATLHSIRQRYWIPSGRNSVKHIIHACVTCRRAKPTTIDYLMGDLPKDRVNCTRPFLHSGVDFCGPIFIKEKIKRNRGKVKVYLAIFVCFATKAVHIEIVSDLTTEAFLAALRRFFARRGKSAHIYSDNATNFVGARRELQELYAFVRSQSINNSIANTLANESIQWHVIPPRSPHFGGLWEAAVKSLKFHMTRIIGETLLSYEALLTYVNQIEAILNSRPLTPLSSDPNDLSVLTPAHFLIGDTLITVPDHNWSEIPTGRLSSWQHVQKMRQHFWRRWSKEYLHELTTRKKWHTRKPEQIEIGSIVTVRDDNLPAMRWTLARVTQLHPGEDDIVRVVTIRTASGEYKRSIKCLAPLPIYVKTSQGLQLNIIVQGGRHVADRNNEERRVPKRPFLGPPRPYNKTAGHHVRQDRNSDERHHKFRHRQDETSFLTASPSDFQTSQDTPTTN comes from the exons ATGTCAAACTCTAAGCAAATGAGCGAATCAGAACTAGTTAGGAAACGCGCTTCCCTAAAAGCAAAGGCAACTGCGTTTCGTAAATACTTAGATCAATGTAATAAAGCCGAAGAATCCACGAGCAATGAGCTGCGGACGCGAATCGCGAGAATGCAGGAGGATCTTAAATCATTCGATTTGATTCAAGACGCACTAGAAGTAATAGCGGGGCCGGAAGTATTTGAGACGCGGTTACAAGAACGAACACAGTTCGAAGACGCTTATTTTAAGGCAATTGCGGAAGCACAAACGATAATCGATAACGCGGCGAGAAAGGTTGAGGAAACGTCAGGCAAGGGCCAACCGGTAGCTTCCGTAACTGAGAGTACGGACGAATTACATGTAAAACTGCCTACAATGCACCTGCCTAAGTTTTACGGGTCGTACGAAGCATGGCCAGGTTTTTCAGATACATTCAAATCAGCCGTACACGATAACAAACATTTTCGAGACGCACAGAAATTAATGTACCTACGCTCGTGTCTGACAGGTAAAGCAGCGGAAAAAATAGAATCATTAGAAACCACTGCAGCCAACTATTCGGTCGCGTGGaacattttagaaaaatgttaCGATAATCCCAccgctattataaataataGAGTAAAGGCACTGTTTGAATTGCCTCTTGTCACTAGAACGCAACAAAATTCCTTACGAGAGCTGTTAGATACAGCTAACAAACATTACCGCGCGCTAGAGGCCTTAGACAAACCGTTTTTAGAAGCCTTTCCAGTATATGCTATCGTCTCGAAACTAGACGAACAAACTCGCATCAAATGGAAGGAACATACACAGGGGAAAACATTTCCGACcgtgaaagaattattagaatttttgcATGACCGTTGTCAATTGTTAGAAGAGTCGCAACAAGAAATATGTAGAAAATCGTATCAGCCCATACAACGTACATCAGCACCACAGAATCAGTATAATCATTCGAAATCGTCACTCGCATATCCAAGCAGCGTAACATCTCCGTGTATCTGCAATTTATGCAAAGGAGGTCATTATTCGCAATACTGCCCGAAGCTTGTAAACATAAACGTAGAACAACGAATTGAATTGGTACGGAAAGCGGGACTCTGTTATAACTGTCTTCGTTCAAATCACGCGACTAAAAATTGTAAAGCAACCACGTGCAAAAAATGCAAGGGAAAGCACCACACAATTTTACATATAGACAATCAAGAATCGAACCAACCCTCGCTGTCTCCAACTACCACGCTAAGTTCAATGAATTCACCTTCGGAAGTACTATTGTCGACTGCATTGATTCACATTGCAGACGAACACGGCAAGCTTCATACATGTCGCGTCTTGCTAGATTCTGGATCTCAATCGCATTTCCTTACAGACAACTTAGTCGCCAAGCTCGGTCTCCGGCGCGATCCAATAAACATTCCAGTGACCGGCATAAATCAAATCGTTTCGACAATTAAAACGTCTGTTAGCACCACGATACAATCGCGCATGAACATATTCACCGTCAAACTAAATTTCTTGGTAGTTCCCCGGATCAGCGGATCCATCCCGAATCAAGCGATACACGCCGCGGAACTAGCAATACCTGCGAACATACGCTTAGCGGATCCCAACTTCCACAAACCCTCGCGAATTGACGGCTTAATCGGAGCCGAGCTTTTTTACAAACTGCTCGCGATCGGTCAAATCACCCTTAATAATACGTCTGTTATCCTACAAAAAACCAGATTGGGCTGGGTAGTATCGGGCAACTTACCGACAACAAATAAATTAAACTCACGGGTTTGCAATTTAGCGCTAGATTCGCTTCATAACCAAATCGCGAAATTCTGGGAGGTGGAAGACAGTCCTGAACGGTCCCCCCTATCAAAGGAAGAGTCAGAATGCGAAAAACGATACCAAGAAACAAGTACCCGTAATACACAAACAGGTAGATACACCGTGCGGCTTCCGTTCAAAGAGGGTACCACGAGACTCGGCGAGTCGTACAATGTAGCAGTAAAACGGTTCTATAGTTTAGAACGCTCATTTAACCGAAACCCTCAATTAGCATCTCAATATACGGAATTCTTAAGAGAATACGAAAGCTTAGGGCATATGACCGTAACACAGTCTTCCGCGACCGATAGCGGTTACTACCTGCCGCATCACGGGGTAATAAAAGGCAACAGCCTCACCACAAAACTGCGGGTTGTGTTCGATGCGTCATGCAAAACCTCGACAGGTATATCGTTGAACGAGACACTTATGACCGGGCCCACCATCCAAGacgatttattttctctattgaTTCGGTTTAGATCACACGTTTATGTACTGACAGCAGATATCGCGAAAATGTACCGACAAATAGAAATTCATCCGGACGATCGCAAATACCAACAAATTCTCTGGCGGGAAACTTCAGATCAACCCATAAAAACATATAAGTTGAATACAGTAACATATGGAACCTCGTGCGCTCCATTCCTAGCCATCCGAACATTACACCAACTAGCAAGGGATGAAGCCGCGAATCACCCAATAGCGTCGGAAATACTTCGTACAGACTTTTATGTTGATGATTTGCTGACGGGCGCGAGAACGTACGAAGACGCGATCAAAATTCGGGAGGAAATCACGACGCTCTGTCAAAAGGGAGGATTTCAACTCCGACAATGGGCATCCAACGTCCCCGAACTAATTGACGGCCAACAAGATAAATGTGAGGAGGCTCACCTTAACTTAGACCTAGACGAAACAGTAAACGCTCTAGGTATACAATGGAACGCACGGGAGGATTCGATAAGCTACGCGAACAGAGAATTCACATTTACAAAACGCATAACAAAACGAACTATATTATCACAGGTAGCACAGTTATTCGATCCTCTAGGACTGCTAGCACCGATCATAATTCGAGCAAAAATACTTATGCAAGAGCTATGGGCAAACAAATTAGAGTGGGATGAATCAGTACCGATAGAACTCCATACAAAGTGGATTAACTATTGTCAAGACTTAACATACGTAAAAAGGATAAACATAGCACGTAAAGTAGTAATTAACAACTACACGTCGCTACAACTCCACGGATTCTGTGATGCTAGTGAACGAGCGTACGGAGCATGCATTTATATAAGAGCGCGGAACTGTCGGGATATACAAACGCAATTGCTATGTGCCAAATCGCGGGTAGCACCGCTGAAAACATTGACGTTACCGCGACTAGAGTTATGTGCTGCACATCTGATGACTAAGTTATttaataatgtattaaacaGTTTACGTCATTTACAATTTAACGAAATCAAATTTTGGACAGATTCAACAATAGTACTAAATTGGATAAATTCATCCCCACATGCTCTAAAAACCTTTGTCTCTCATCGCGTAGCGGAAATTCAATCTATCACGAGTAAATACGAGTGGCGACATGTACCTTCAGGCGACAACCCAGCGGACAAAGTATCGCGAGGTTTAACAACTGCAGAATATATAGGAGACAGATTATGGCAATTTGGGCCCACGTGGCTGTCGTCTGAAGAAAGTCAGTGGCCAACTACTAAATTAACTGCAACGGAAATACCGGAAATGCGCCCCCTGAAAGCGTTCGTTACTCAACAAACAGAGTGCGAAACATTACAGCGATTCTCATCATTTTTGAAACTACAACGTGTCGTAGCATATTGCCTTCGGTTTCGCACTAACAGCTCGCGCAAGGAACGCGTTACAATTGGACTCACAACAGACGAGATAAACAAGGCCGTTTTGCGAATAATAAAGCTCACACAGCAGGAAGGGTTTGGCAAGGAAATTCATAGCATCACCAAACAGAACGATAGCAGTAGCGCATTATCCCCATTAAATCCATTTATAGACAAGGACGGATTATTGAGAGTAGGCGGTCGATTAGCACACTCCAAGCTAACATATTCAGAAAAACATCCATTGTTACTACCAAAGGGCCATCACGTCACAAACTTGATTATAAGGCATCATCATCTGCAAAACTTTCACAGCGGAATCCAAGCGACTCTTCATTCCATTCGACAAAGGTACTGGATTCCGAGCGGCAGAAATTCGGTAAAACACATTATTCACGCTTGCGTTACCTGTCGGCGCGCTAAACCCACGACAATAGATTACCTAATGGGAGATCTACCAAAAGACAGAGTCAATTGTACACGACCATTTTTGCATTCAGGCGTTGATTTTTGTGGCCCAatattcataaaagaaaaaattaaacgaaatcgCGGGAAAGTAAAGGTGTACCTGGCCATCTTCGTGTGTTTTGCGACAAAGGCGGTACATATAGAAATCGTAAGCGATCTGACAACGGAAGCCTTTCTCGCGGCGCTACGTCGATTCTTTGCGCGCAGAGGGAAAAGCGCTCATATCTATTCGGACAACGCGACAAATTTTGTGGGCGCTAGACGAGAATTGCAAGAATTGTACGCATTTGTAAGATCTCAATCGATAAACAATAGTATCGCAAACACGTTAGCCAACGAAAGCATACAGTGGCACGTCATTCCACCACGTTCGCCGCATTTTGGGGGACTTTGGGAGGCGGCCGTAAAGTCACTCAAATTTCACATGACGCGAATAATAGGCGAAACCCTACTATCATATGAGGCGTTATTAACATATGTTAACCAGATTGAGGCTATTTTGAACTCCCGACCACTGACACCTCTATCCTCCGATCCAAACGATCTTTCCGTCCTAACACCTGCACATTTCTTGATAGGCGACACACTAATTACTGTACCCGATCATAACTGGTCAGAGATCCCTACTGGTCGATTGTCATCGTGGCAACACGTTCAGAAAATGCGACAACATTTTTGGCGACGATGGAGTAAGGAGTATCTACACGAACTCACCACACGCAAAAAATGGCACACTCGTAAACCAGAGCAAATAGAAATAGGCAGCATCGTTACTGTACGTGACGACAATTTACCAGCGATGCGGTGGACTCTCGCTAGAGTAACACAACTTCATCCGGGAGAAGACGATATTGTCAGAGTCGTCACTATACGAACCGCGAGCGGCGAATATAAAAGATCAATTAAATGTCTAGCACCATTACCGATATA tgTAAAAACCTC ACAGGGACTCCAGTTGAACATAATCGTTCAAGGGGGGCGGCATGTTGCAGATCGCAACAACGAAGAACGGCGCGTGCCGAAACGCCC CTTTTTAGGGCCACCGAGACCCTACAATAAAACAGCCGGACACCACGTGCGACAGGACAGAAACAGCGACGAACGCCACCATAAATTTAGACATCGACAAGACGAGACAAGCTTCCTGACAGCTTCCCCCTCCGATTTCCAAACTTCCCAAGACACACCCACGACCAATTAA